ATGCCATCAAAAACGTCATTTTATGATGGTTTATTTAATTCTCTTAAAAAGGCATTTGAACACCATGGATATGAAGTTACAGGAGGATGTGGGTTTTTATCTGGAATAAAATTAGATTTATTTATTAATAAATATAATCCCAAAGTATTTTTCGAAATGAATCGTTGCAAAAGTGAAATTAATAATTTTCCTAAAAATATTTTACATATATGTTGGTTAGTTGATTTGTTGGGAAGAAAACTTGAAAATATTACCGGTAGTGAAATAGTATATTTCTTTAGTACGGAATGGATGAAAGATTTTAAGCACTCAGAAAATTGTAAAATTGGATGGTTACCACCAGCTTCAGATCCAGAAGAATATTATCCAATTAAAGACCATAAAAAGATATTTAATAGTGTTTTTTTAGGACATATTCCAAACCCATGGAGTAATGATTTATTAAATAGAATTGTATGTGAAGATTCGAATAAAAAGATTATATTTTCTGATGTATTAAATCAATTTGAAAATATATGGGGAAGTCAAGATTCCATAGTAAATAATGATATTTATATTAATGAGGTAATTGATTGGTTAAGAAAAAATAATTTTGTAAGTATTGATATCACAGATAAAACCCTAAGATATGATATAGGTTGTAGAATTATAAGAAAAGCAAGACGATTGTTTTTCTTGGATTGGTTGTTAGAGAATATTGATATTGAGCCTATGGGAATTTTTGGCGGATCAAATTGGAAAAATTGGTCTAAATATAAAAATATGTATCAAAAAGAACTTTTAACTACTAAAGAAATGAATAATGTTTATAATAAAACTAAATTATTAATACATGAAGGAGTTGGATTCCATTTTAGAGTATTTGATGCAATGCTTGCAGGTACTCCCGTAATCATTAGAAAGTCAAAACAAGATAATGATTTTGGTGGTATAGCAACCATGTTTGATGAGAATATAGAATATATATCAATAGATATAAACAAATTTCATAAGTTTCAGTTTGATGACGATATATTGAATGATATTTCAGACCGAGCAAGAGAAAAAGTGTTATTAAATCACACTTGGTTTCATAGGCTCTCACAAGTTGTTAAGGATATTAATGATGTCATTTGATAAAGATTTTTTTTCTGATAGTGTTCATAAATATATTGCATATAAAGATATTGATAAAACATTAGAAAAATATGAAAAACGTATATTAAATGAATTGAAACTAAGAGGTTATGGACCAGAGTTTTTAAAAGATAAAATAATAATTGATATTGGAACTGGTTTTCAGGCAATTATTGCTTGTTTAATGGGGGCAAAATTTATTTACCATCTTGATATTAGTACTAAACAAGTGTCATGGATGAAAGACTATTGTACATTAAATAATATTGAAAATATAAAATCTATAGAATGTGATATTACAAAAAAAATAGATGTCGCAGAAAAGGTAGATATAGTATTTGTTTTTGGAATTTTGAATCATTTGGAAAAGCCAAGTAGATTTATGAATAATTTAATCCCTGTTTTAAATTTAAATAAGTCTCATATATTATTTAGAATCTATCGTTCAGGAAGCTGGAGTCGTTGGTTGGTTTCATATTTAAGAGAAATTTCTAATAAAATTGACCATGATATAATTGAAAACAGATTTAAGATTATGTATCAAAATGATCAATATAATCAATATTATGGAGATCTTATGGATGATTTATATGCTCCTATATGGAAAGTTTTTCATCCTAGACAATTCGATATAAATAATATAACGAAAATGATTGATAAAGAAGATTGGGATTATAACTTTAGTAGTCGTGATGAAAATTTTAGGGTAGATATTAATGTAAATAAAAAAAATATACAACATTTAAGAAACTTTAAATTTCCAGATGTAGGTATAGAACAAAACAGGCTAAGCGTAGGAAATAATAATGCAAAGCTTTTAAAGATTCATAATCTATTTGAAAAATGGAATTTAATGGATGAGCTACCTTTAGATAATGCAGATCGATTGTTAAAGATATATGAACTTGTTAGAAAAAAATCTGTTAATGATATTGAAAGTAAATTCAATTTAGATAAAGAAGAAAGAATAGACCTATTATTAAATATTTTAGAGTCATTTGTAGAGGATATTTAATGTATATTTTGGGAATAAGTTGTGGTGGTGAGAGCGGTGTTGCATTGTTTAAAGATAGTGAGCTTATTTGTGCATCAAATGAAGAGAGGTTTAGTAGAATAAAGTTAGATATGTCATTTCCAAAAAAAGCATTAGAATGGTGTCTTAACTATGCAAATATTGAATCAGATCAAGTTGACCTTATAACATATGGTTTTTCAGCCGGCTGTGAAACATTGAGTCAAAAGCTTAATTGGCTTGATACTTTAATGTCAATTGATACGTCTAAAGATGATGCAAAAATTATTAAAGATAGGGTTATAACTGAAACAGAAATTGATGCGCAAAAATATAAAGAGTTTTTGCTTGAAGTAAAATCTTTTTTTAAGAGAGATATTT
The genomic region above belongs to Sulfurimonas lithotrophica and contains:
- a CDS encoding glycosyltransferase, with the protein product MKNNTIALFMPSKTSFYDGLFNSLKKAFEHHGYEVTGGCGFLSGIKLDLFINKYNPKVFFEMNRCKSEINNFPKNILHICWLVDLLGRKLENITGSEIVYFFSTEWMKDFKHSENCKIGWLPPASDPEEYYPIKDHKKIFNSVFLGHIPNPWSNDLLNRIVCEDSNKKIIFSDVLNQFENIWGSQDSIVNNDIYINEVIDWLRKNNFVSIDITDKTLRYDIGCRIIRKARRLFFLDWLLENIDIEPMGIFGGSNWKNWSKYKNMYQKELLTTKEMNNVYNKTKLLIHEGVGFHFRVFDAMLAGTPVIIRKSKQDNDFGGIATMFDENIEYISIDINKFHKFQFDDDILNDISDRAREKVLLNHTWFHRLSQVVKDINDVI
- a CDS encoding methyltransferase domain-containing protein encodes the protein MMSFDKDFFSDSVHKYIAYKDIDKTLEKYEKRILNELKLRGYGPEFLKDKIIIDIGTGFQAIIACLMGAKFIYHLDISTKQVSWMKDYCTLNNIENIKSIECDITKKIDVAEKVDIVFVFGILNHLEKPSRFMNNLIPVLNLNKSHILFRIYRSGSWSRWLVSYLREISNKIDHDIIENRFKIMYQNDQYNQYYGDLMDDLYAPIWKVFHPRQFDINNITKMIDKEDWDYNFSSRDENFRVDINVNKKNIQHLRNFKFPDVGIEQNRLSVGNNNAKLLKIHNLFEKWNLMDELPLDNADRLLKIYELVRKKSVNDIESKFNLDKEERIDLLLNILESFVEDI